A region from the Triticum aestivum cultivar Chinese Spring chromosome 3D, IWGSC CS RefSeq v2.1, whole genome shotgun sequence genome encodes:
- the LOC123076104 gene encoding cytochrome P450 711A1-like, with amino-acid sequence IVAERGAQADRGEKNFLSVMLNASESTDAMRKLLTQDYVSALTYEHLLAGSVTMSFTLSSLVYLVAMYPEVEEKLLKEIDAFGPKDVVPNVEDIQTKFPYMEQVLKETMRFYTVSPLIAREASEDVQIGGYVRPKGTWAWLAPGVLAKEPKQFPDPDVFRPERFDPESEECKRRHPYAFIPFGIGPRACIGQKFAFQQLKLVILHLYRHHVFRHLPNMECPLQFQYSILVNFKHGVKLQVIERKT; translated from the exons attgtGGCTGAGCGGGGGGCACAAGCTGACAGGGGGGAGAAGAACTTCCTGTCTGTGATGCTTAATGCAAGCGAGAGCACAGACGCAATGAGGAAGTTGTTGACGCAAGACTACGTGAGCGCACTTACATACGAGCACTTACTTGCAGGGTCGGTGACCATGTCCTTCACGCTGTCAAGCCTGGTGTACCTTGTGGCGATGTACCCCGAGGTAGAGGAGAAGCTACTCAAGGAGATTGACGCTTTTGGGCCCAAAGATGTGGTACCCAATGTTGAGGACATCCAGACCAAATTCCCTTATATGGAGCAG GTTTTGAAAGAGACGATGAGATTCTACACTGTGTCCCCGCTGATTGCAAGGGAGGCATCCGAGGATGTCCAGATTGGAGGCTATGTCCGTCCTAAG GGTACTTGGGCGTGGCTAGCACCGGGCGTACTAGCAAAAGAACCAAAGCAGTTCCCAGACCCCGACGTGTTTCGGCCTGAGCGGTTTGACCCTGAGAGCGAGGAATGCAAGCGAAGGCATCCCTATGCATTCATTCCCTTTGGTATTGGACCCCGGGCATGCATTGGGCAGAAGTTCGCGTTCCAGCAGCTCAAGCTCGTCATCCTCCACCTCTACCGCCACCACGTCTTCAGGCACTTGCCCAACATGGAATGCCCGCTGCAGTTCCAGTATTCCATCTTGGTCAACTTCAAGCATGGTGTCAAGCTCCAGGTCATCGAAAGGAAGACTTGA